One Pseudonocardia sediminis DNA window includes the following coding sequences:
- a CDS encoding cytochrome P450, with protein MTTTQPSSAATGGCPVAHSYPLGESAQLDFAPGYAELRRDEPLTRVRLPYGEEGWLVTRYDDVRTVMSDPRFSRAAVVGADVPRALPERPAQPDSIINIDPPEHGRLRRLVASAFTARRVEKLRPHVEEIARKLIDDLVANGEPADLVSAVSMPLPVVVICEMLGVPLEGRDTFRAGADAALSTSDVPVERRRQAFTDLYAYIASLIAERRERPEDFGDDLLAALITARDTDGDKLSEPEMVSLGVAILIAGHETTMNMTGNMVWTLLSERSRWEALVADPDGIPAAVEEMLRFTPLGRQAGLPRIATEDVELTGGTVRAGEAVLVSTNAANRDPEVFDDPEELRLDREPGSHVAFGFGPHFCLGASLARMELQTVLRALVTRLPTLDFGGEPEWRTTSAVRGLSRFPVTW; from the coding sequence GTGACCACCACCCAGCCCAGCAGCGCCGCGACCGGGGGATGCCCGGTCGCCCACTCCTACCCGCTCGGCGAGTCGGCGCAGCTCGACTTCGCGCCCGGGTACGCCGAGCTGCGCCGCGACGAGCCGCTGACCCGGGTGCGCCTGCCCTACGGCGAGGAGGGCTGGCTGGTCACCCGCTACGACGACGTCCGCACCGTCATGTCCGACCCGCGGTTCAGCCGGGCCGCCGTCGTCGGCGCCGACGTCCCGCGCGCGCTCCCGGAGCGCCCGGCCCAGCCCGACTCGATCATCAACATCGACCCGCCCGAGCACGGCCGCCTGCGCCGGCTGGTGGCCTCGGCGTTCACCGCGCGCCGGGTGGAGAAGCTGCGACCGCACGTCGAGGAGATCGCCCGGAAGCTGATCGACGACCTCGTCGCGAACGGCGAGCCGGCCGACCTGGTCTCGGCGGTGTCGATGCCGCTCCCGGTCGTCGTCATCTGCGAGATGCTCGGGGTGCCGCTGGAGGGCCGCGACACGTTCCGGGCCGGTGCCGACGCCGCGCTGTCCACCTCGGACGTCCCCGTCGAGCGCCGCCGGCAGGCGTTCACCGACCTCTACGCCTACATCGCGTCGCTGATCGCCGAGCGCCGTGAGCGTCCCGAGGACTTCGGCGACGACCTGCTCGCCGCTCTGATCACCGCCCGCGACACCGACGGGGACAAGCTCTCCGAGCCGGAGATGGTCTCGCTCGGCGTGGCCATCCTGATCGCCGGCCACGAGACCACGATGAACATGACCGGCAACATGGTCTGGACGCTGCTCTCCGAGCGCTCCCGCTGGGAGGCGCTGGTGGCGGACCCGGACGGCATCCCGGCCGCGGTCGAGGAGATGCTGCGGTTCACCCCGCTCGGCCGCCAGGCCGGCCTGCCGCGGATCGCCACCGAAGACGTCGAGCTCACCGGCGGCACCGTCCGCGCCGGCGAGGCCGTGCTGGTGTCGACGAACGCCGCCAACCGTGACCCGGAGGTCTTCGACGACCCCGAGGAGCTGCGGCTCGACCGCGAGCCCGGCTCGCACGTCGCGTTCGGCTTCGGCCCGCACTTCTGCCTGGGCGCCTCGCTGGCCCGGATGGAGCTGCAGACCGTCCTGCGCGCGCTGGTGACGCGCCTGCCCACGCTCGACTTCGGTGGTGAGCCGGAGTGGCGCACGACGTCCGCCGTCCGCGGCCTGTCGCGCTTCCCCGTCACCTGGTGA
- a CDS encoding aspartate aminotransferase family protein, translating to MFDHSTARHLIRYSGRGGFSPELIVRAEGSSVFTEDGRELLDFTSGQMSAILGHSHPEIVATVREQIGRLDHLYSGMLSRPVLDLARRLAGTLPVPSDRGPLDRSMLLTTGAEANEAALRMAKLVTGRFEVVSFARSWHGMTQGAANATYVAGRAGYGPAAPGNLALPVPDRFRPDIVDADGNLDWRRQLDLGFAMVDAQSVGSLAACLVEPILSSGGVVDLPPGYLAALRDKCRERGMLLILDEAQTGLCRTGDWYAFQRDGVVPDILTLSKTLGAGLPLAAVLTSAEIEERAHERGFLFFTTHVNDPLPAAVGNTVLDVLERDRLDVRARDLGERLRKGLLELADRHPVIGDVRGRGLLVGLELTDAGDTADVDRLGAAVTRRCAELGLHMNIVQLPGMGGTFRIAPPLTATDAEIDRGLEILDRALSGTATG from the coding sequence ATGTTCGACCACAGCACCGCCCGGCACCTGATCCGCTACTCCGGACGGGGAGGGTTCAGTCCCGAGCTCATCGTCCGTGCCGAGGGCAGCTCGGTGTTCACCGAGGACGGTCGCGAGCTGCTCGACTTCACCTCCGGGCAGATGAGCGCGATCCTCGGGCACTCCCACCCCGAGATCGTCGCGACCGTCCGGGAGCAGATCGGACGGCTCGACCACCTCTACAGCGGGATGCTGAGCCGCCCCGTCCTCGACCTCGCCCGGCGGCTCGCGGGGACGTTGCCGGTGCCCTCGGACCGCGGGCCGCTGGACCGGTCGATGCTGCTGACGACGGGGGCCGAGGCGAACGAGGCCGCGCTGCGGATGGCGAAGCTGGTCACCGGGAGGTTCGAGGTCGTCTCGTTCGCCCGGTCCTGGCACGGCATGACCCAGGGCGCGGCGAACGCCACCTACGTCGCCGGGCGCGCGGGGTACGGGCCGGCGGCCCCGGGCAACCTCGCGCTACCGGTCCCGGACCGGTTCCGGCCCGACATCGTCGACGCGGACGGGAACCTCGACTGGCGCCGCCAGCTCGACCTCGGCTTCGCCATGGTCGACGCGCAGTCGGTCGGCAGCCTCGCGGCGTGCCTGGTCGAGCCGATCCTGAGCTCCGGCGGCGTCGTCGACCTCCCGCCCGGCTACCTGGCCGCGCTGCGGGACAAGTGCCGCGAGCGGGGCATGCTGCTGATCCTCGACGAGGCCCAGACCGGTCTCTGCCGCACCGGCGACTGGTACGCGTTCCAGCGCGACGGCGTCGTCCCCGACATCCTCACCCTGTCCAAGACCCTCGGCGCCGGACTGCCGCTCGCCGCCGTCCTGACCAGTGCCGAGATCGAGGAGCGGGCCCACGAACGCGGGTTCCTGTTCTTCACCACGCACGTCAACGACCCACTCCCGGCCGCGGTCGGCAACACCGTCCTGGACGTCCTGGAGCGCGACCGTCTCGACGTGCGCGCCCGCGACCTGGGCGAACGCCTCCGCAAGGGGCTCCTCGAGCTGGCCGACCGGCACCCGGTGATCGGCGACGTCCGCGGTCGGGGACTGCTGGTCGGACTGGAGCTGACCGACGCCGGGGACACCGCCGACGTCGACCGTCTCGGCGCCGCGGTGACCCGCCGCTGCGCCGAGCTCGGCCTGCACATGAACATCGTGCAGCTGCCCGGCATGGGCGGGACCTTCCGCATCGCACCGCCGCTGACCGCGACCGACGCCGAGATCGACCGCGGCCTGGAGATCCTCGACCGGGCCCTGTCCGGGACGGCGACCGGCTGA
- a CDS encoding TetR/AcrR family transcriptional regulator, translated as MTAPATASDRERAHPGRPPMSPLRRTRLRLEISRVAVRLFREHGVAGTSGERIAEEVGLSSRTLWRYFRAKEECVEPVLTRSVDSFVESLRHWPADRTLDEHLVGGARDDSEAAADSEAALVVIGLSRDEPALRAVWLVVSERAEAAVAELVAERLGRSPDELAIRVQAAAIAGALRLTSEEFAAALLDGTRHPDPGARLAEALHAATHGVAGDALDVR; from the coding sequence ATGACGGCCCCTGCCACCGCGTCGGACCGGGAACGGGCCCATCCGGGCCGCCCGCCGATGAGCCCGCTGCGCCGGACCCGGCTGCGGCTGGAGATCTCGCGCGTCGCGGTCCGCCTGTTCCGGGAGCACGGCGTGGCCGGGACCAGCGGGGAGCGGATCGCCGAGGAGGTCGGCCTGTCCTCGCGCACGCTGTGGCGCTACTTCCGGGCCAAGGAGGAGTGCGTCGAGCCGGTCCTGACCCGCAGCGTCGACTCCTTCGTCGAGTCCCTGCGTCACTGGCCCGCCGACCGCACGCTCGACGAGCACCTGGTCGGGGGTGCCCGGGACGACTCCGAGGCGGCCGCCGACTCCGAGGCGGCGCTGGTCGTGATCGGCCTGTCCCGCGACGAGCCCGCCCTGCGCGCGGTCTGGCTGGTCGTCTCCGAACGGGCGGAGGCCGCGGTGGCCGAGCTGGTCGCCGAGCGCCTCGGCCGCTCGCCCGACGAGCTCGCGATCCGCGTGCAGGCGGCCGCGATCGCCGGCGCCCTGCGCCTGACCAGCGAGGAGTTCGCCGCCGCGCTCCTCGACGGCACGCGCCACCCCGACCCGGGCGCCCGCCTCGCCGAGGCTCTCCACGCCGCCACCCACGGCGTCGCCGGAGACGCTCTGGACGTGCGCTGA